A window of the Lactuca sativa cultivar Salinas chromosome 7, Lsat_Salinas_v11, whole genome shotgun sequence genome harbors these coding sequences:
- the LOC111910033 gene encoding cellulose synthase-like protein E6, which yields MTEPPNKTSKHTHTHTQSHTQREQKMGEPDDFPLFETKLAKGRILFKLYATSMAMGICLICVYRATHTPEKGKTGRYLWIGLFMAELWFTLYWLITQLVRWNPVTHQTFKEKLSHRYENMLPGVDIFVCTADPVIEPPLMVINTVLSMMAYDYPPEKLNIYVSDDGGSELTFYALLEASRFSKHWLPFCKRYKIEPRSPSAYFAHASPINNEWSFIKNKYEEMRKRIDDTTSLGKVTEEMRKEHKGFHEWVLGSNKNDHQAIIQILIDQRDPEARDTDGKSLPGLVYVAREKRPEWHHNFKAGAMNALIRVSSKISNNPFILNVDCDMYSNNSESIRDAMCFFMDEKRSEKIAFVQFPQNHDNLTRNDIYSNALMVINDVELGSLDSYGGCLYIGSGCFHRRDTLCGRIYTLDTKINWEKQNHKEITESIDAIENECKILVSCSYEHNTQWGKEMGVKYGCPVEDIITGLSIKCRGWRSVHLNPKRKAFLGLSPTTLLQTLIQTKRWAEGDFQIFLSQYCPLVFGHNKIPLRLQISYCCYLLWAANCWATLYYVSVPSYCLLARISLFPKLSSYWFLPFAYVFVGKYAYSLGEFYWLGGTIKGWWNDQRMWLYRRLTSYLFGFCDVVFKSMGFTTSGFVITSKVSEEDALQRYNKEIMEFGATSPMFNILSTLALVNVLSFVNGVKWVVMDSDINHFRELGIQMVLCGLIILINIPLYEGMFFRKDNGSMPSSVTFQSTILAVLFCAVAII from the exons ATGACAGAACCACCGAATAAAAcatcaaaacacacacacacacacacacagtcacacacacagagagagcaAAAGATGGGAGAACCAGACGACTTTCCTTTATTTGAAACCAAACTAGCTAAGGGACGAATCTTGTTCAAGCTTTATGCAACATCAATGGCGATGGGTATATGTTTGATATGCGTTTATAGAGCAACCCACACACCAGAAAAGGGCAAAACCGGAAGATATTTATGGATTGGGTTGTTCATGGCTGAGCTATGGTTCACCCTCTACTGGCTCATAACTCAATTAGTTCGTTGGAATCCAGTCACACACCAGACCTTCAAAGAAAAACTCTCTCACCG GTATGAAAACATGCTTCCTGGTGTTGACATATTTGTCTGTACAGCGGACCCGGTGATAGAACCACCATTAATGGTGATAAACACGGTGTTATCCATGATGGCATACGATTACCCACCGGAAAAGCTCAACATTTATGTCTCCGATGATGGTGGATCAGAATTAACGTTCTATGCACTTCTAGAAGCTTCTCGTTTCTCCAAACACTGGCTACCCTTTTGCAAAAGGTACAAGATTGAGCCACGTTCACCCTCGGCTTACTTTGCTCATGCATCTCCTATCAACAACGAATGGTCATTCATCAAG AATAAATATGAAGAAATGAGGAAACGAATAGATGACACCACAAGTTTAGGGAAAGTGACAGAAGAGATGAGAAAAGAGCATAAAGGGTTTCACGAATGGGTTTTGGGTTCAAACAAAAATGACCATCAGGCTATTATCCAA ATACTAATtgatcaaagagatccagaagcAAGAGATACAGATGGGAAAAGTTTGCCAGGTTTGGTATACGTGGCACGTGAGAAGAGACCTGAATGGCATCATAACTTCAAAGCTGGAGCCATGAATGCTCTG ATACGGGTGTCATCAAAGATAAGCAACAACCCATTTATTCTAAATGTAGATTGTGATATGTACTCAAACAACTCAGAATCCATACGAGATGCCATGTGCTTTTTCATGGATGAAAAAAGGAGTGAAAAGATTGCATTCGTACAGTTCCCACAGAACCATGATAATCTTACAAGAAATGATATTTACAGCAATGCTTTGATGGTCATCAATGAC GTGGAGCTTGGAAGTTTGGACTCTTATGGGGGATGCCTGTATATCGGAAGTGGTTGCTTTCACAGAAGAGATACTCTCTGTGGCAGAATCTATACCTTAGACACAAAAATCAATTGGGAGAAACAAAATCATAAAGAAATTACAGAAAGTATTGACGCGATCGAAAACGAATGCAAAATTCTTGTAAGCTGTAGCTATGAACACAACACTCAATGGGGAAaagag ATGGGAGTAAAGTATGGGTGTccagttgaagatatcattactGGATTATCCATAAAATGTAGAGGTTGGAGATCTGTCCATTTAAATCCAAAAAGAAAAGCGTTCCTAGGACTTTCTCCAACTACACTGTTACAGACACTTATACAGACAAAAAGATGGGCAGAAGGTGACTTCCAGATATTCTTATCCCAATACTGCCCCCTTGTATTCGGGCACAACAAAATTCCACTGAGACTTCAAATTTCTTATTGCTGTTACCTCTTATGGGCTGCAAATTGTTGGGCTACGCTATATTACGTTTCTGTCCCTTCTTATTGTCTCCTCGCACGCATCTCTCTGTTCCCaaag TTATCAAGCTACTGGTTTCTACCTTTCGCGTATGTATTTGTTGGAAAATACGCCTACAGTTTAGGGGAGTTTTACTGGTTAGGAGGGACAATAAAAGGTTGGTGGAATGACCAAAGAATGTGGTTATACAGAAGATTAACTTCTTACCTTTTTGGATTCTGTGATGTCGTCTTCAAGTCAATGGGTTTCACCACTTCTGGTTTTGTCATCACATCAAAGGTTTCTGAAGAAGATGCGTTACAGAGATACAACAAAGAGATCATGGAATTTGGTGCCACGTCACCAATGTTCAACATTTTATCAACACTTGCACTCGTTAATGTTCTCAGTTTTGTTAATGGAGTAAAGTGGGTGGTTATGGATTCAGACATTAATCATTTTAGGGAGTTAGGGATACAGATGGTTTTATGTGGTTTGATAATTCTCATTAATATTCCTTTATATGAAGGGATGTTCTTTCGTAAGGATAATGGTAGCATGCCCTCTTCTGTTACCTTCCAGTCAACTATTTTAGCTGTATTATTTTGTGCAGTAGCCATTATTTAG
- the LOC111911791 gene encoding pentatricopeptide repeat-containing protein At2g38420, mitochondrial has protein sequence MLKSVSNCSNTIIPKSQFFFLFSFRLSSSSPRSKYHNYYLRKRRKWPHPVYKARWHEKLSQQHAMQALRQQASSSSSPVNLLSTLISSYALYNCDPTPNSYHFVIKTLIKTSQSHYIPPVLYQLEKVEKFETPESIFTDLIEFHGENEEFQEAIDLFFRLPDFRCTPSVDSLNCLLSVLCKRKEGLEVVPQVLLKSRLMNIRLEESSFCILIKALCRFKKPKNAISLLFHMVDHEIDIDRGSFSLILLTLCQQNDLKRNEVIDSLEEMKKLGFCLDRADWVNVIRLLVKRGNGKEGLEALSEMKSDGFKPDVICYTMVMDGLISERDYEGADQLFDEMLVMGLVPDINTCNVYVNGLCKQNKFDDGIMMLSSMEEIGCKPNTITYNTLLSAIYENGELSKASDFLKLVRGKGVFVNSRTYDIMIDRMVKEDDMSEALDLLKEMVSKSMVPQPATFDEIVCRLCKNGLFSKAMNLLTEMMGKNVIPGCRSWETLLVGLQIEHSFNEIHLSAMETISAK, from the coding sequence ATGTTAAAATCAGTGTCTAACTGCAGCAACACTATAATCCCCAAATCCCaattcttcttcttattctccTTCAGATTATCGTCGTCTTCTCCGCGAAGCAAATATCACAACTACTATctcagaaaaagaagaaaatggcCACACCCAGTTTACAAAGCCCGTTGGCACGAGAAACTAAGCCAACAACACGCAATGCAAGCCCTTCGACAGCaagcttcatcatcatcatcaccggTTAATCTCCTCTCGACTCTCATCAGTTCTTACGCTCTCTACAACTGCGACCCAACTCCAAATTCTTACCATTTTGtcatcaaaaccctaattaaaaCCTCTCAATCCCACTACATTCCTCCCGTCCTCTACCAACTCGAGAAAGTCGAGAAATTTGAAACACCCGAATCGATTTTTACTGATTTAATCGAGTTCCACGGTGAGAACGAAGAGTTTCAGGAAGCAATTGATCTTTTCTTTAGATTACCTGATTTTAGGTGTACCCCTAGTGTGGATTCGCTCAATTGTTTGCTCTCGGTTTTGTGTAAGCGAAAAGAGGGTCTTGAAGTTGTGCCACAGGTTCTGTTAAAGAGTAGGTTAATGAACATTCGTCTTGAAGAATCCAGCTTTTGTATATTAATCAAAGCGCTTTGTAGATTCAAAAAGCCAAAAAATGCGATTAGTTTGTTGTTTCATATGGTCGATCATGAAATTGACATTGATCGCGGGAGTTTTTCATTGATACTCTTGACATTGTGCCAGCAAAACGATCTCAAACGTAATGAAGTTATCGATTCgcttgaagaaatgaagaaattagggttttgcctCGACAGAGCAGATTGGGTGAACGTAATTCGGTTATTGGTGAAGAGGGGAAACGGCAAGGAAGGTTTGGAGGCGTTGAGTGAAATGAAATCCGATGGCTTTAAGCCTGATGTTATTTGCTATACCATGGTTATGGATGGGTTGATTTCTGAAAGAGACTATGAAGGCGCAGATcaactgttcgatgaaatgcttgTAATGGGCTTGGTTCCTGATATTAACACTTGCAATGTGTACGTGAATGGTTTGTGTAAACAGAATAAATTTGACGATGGAATCATGATGCTTTCAAGCATGGAGGAAATCGGATGCAAACCCAATACAATCACTTACAATACACTACTGAGTGCGATCTATGAGAATGGAGAACTTAGTAAAGCAAGTGACTTTTTGAAACTTGTGAGAGGAAAGGGTGTTTTTGTGAACTCAAGAACGTATGATATAATGATTGATAGGATGGTTAAAGAAGACGATATGTCAGAAGCTTTAGATCTCTTGAAGGAGATGGTGTCCAAAAGCATGGTGCCTCAGCCTGCAACTTTTGATGAAATTGTTTGCAGGTTGTGCAAAAATGGATTATTTTCAAAAGCAATGAATTTGCTTACTGAAATGATGGGAAAGAATGTTATTCCGGGGTGTAGATCATGGGAAACACTGTTAGTTGGATTACAAATTGAGCATTCATTTAATGAGATTCATTTGAGTGCTATGGAAACAATTTCTGCAAAATAG
- the LOC111915311 gene encoding DNA oxidative demethylase ALKBH2 translates to MKQQTLIPDSGFTDHQSPNSNPKDGLNGGKVTDLGNGSDVVYLPRFLTPEKSWEYLHYLNKHIPWTRPTIRVFGKPCVQPRDVCYIASEGLKELSYSGYKPDAHSWDDFPPLKEILDEVHKAFPGSHFNSLLLNRYNSGNDYVGWHADDEKLYGDNPEIASISFGCERDFLLKKRSYKKSQGEVEGEPPSKRLKKNNGVEQYSFNLKHGSLLLMRGNTQRDWLHSVPKRLKAGSTRVNLTFRCCSLFLRLRGRVLSETYVDLGVM, encoded by the exons ATGAAGCAGCAGACGTTAATACCAGATTCTGGTTTCACGGACCATCAAAGCCCTAATTCAAACCCTAAAGACGGTTTAAATGGCGGAAAGGTGACGGATTTAGGAAATGGGAGCGACGTTGTATACTTGCCCCGGTTTCTGACGCCGGAAAAGTCATGGGAGTATCTCCACTATCTCAACAAACACATCCCATGGACAAGACCTACCATTCGCGTCTTCGGTAAGCCTTGTGTCCAG CCTAGAGATGTATGCTACATTGCAAGTGAAGGCTTGAAGGAACTAAGTTACAGTGGATATAAACCAGATGCACATTCTTGGGATGATTTTCCACCattgaaggagattctggatgaG GTACACAAAGCCTTTCCTGGGAGTCATTTTAACAGCTTACTTTTAAACAGATACAACAGTGGAAATGACTATGTTGGGTGGCATGCTGATGATGAGAAGCTTTATGGAGACAATCCAGAAATCGCCTCAATCTCCTTTGGATGTGAACGAGACTTTTTGTTGAAAAAGAGAAGTTATAAGAAATCTCAAG gtgAAGTTGAGGGTGAGCCTCCAAGCAAGCGATTGAAGAAGAATAATGGTGTAGAGCAATATAGTTTTAACTTGAAGCATGGTTCGTTGTTACTGATGAGGGGTAACACACAACGAGATTGGCTTCATTCAGTGCCTAAACGGTTAAAAGCGGGGTCCACACGAGTTAATCTCACATTCAG GTGTTGCTCACTCTTCTTGAGGTTGAGAGGTCGAGTCTTGTCGGAGACATATGTGGATTTAGGAGTAATGTAA
- the LOC111916198 gene encoding protein C2-DOMAIN ABA-RELATED 11, translating to MGEPIGILKVIVVRGKKLVIRDFKTSDPYVIVKVGNQTAKTKVVNSCLNPVWNEEMTFSLVEPIEALNLEVFDKDVFKADDKMGHAHVNIQPLVTAARLREILGVSKEGTVLRKVIPETDNCVVTESSIDWVKGEVVQDVWLRLCEVESGEIELKLKFMKPPAPFLPPKSQVV from the exons ATGGGAGAACCAATTGGGATTTTAAAAGTGATCGTTGTCCGAGGCAAGAAACTTGTAATCCGCGATTTCAAAACCAGTGATCCTTATGTCATTGTCAAAGTCGGAAATCAG ACAGCAAAGACGAAGGTTGTAAACAGTTGCTTGAATCCCGTCTGGAATGAAGAGATGACTTTCTCGCTTGTAGAACCTATTGAAGCTCTAAACTTG GAAGTGTTTGATAAAGACGTTTTCAAGGCTGATGACAAGATGGGACATGCTCATGTGAACATTCAGCCATTGGTGACAGCAGCAAGATTGAGGGAGATTTTAGGGGTTTCAAAGGAAGGAACAGTATTGAGGAAGGTGATCCCTGAGACTGATAATTGTGTAGTTACAGAAAGCTCGATTGATTGGGTGAAAGGTGAAGTTGTACAAGATGTTTGGTTGAGGCTTTGTGAAGTGGAATCTGGGGAGATTGAGTTGAAGCTCAAGTTCATGAAGCCTCCTGCTCCTTTTTTACCTCCCAAATCCCAAGTAGTATAA
- the LOC111919060 gene encoding nuclear transcription factor Y subunit B-1 — translation MQPQSEPTNNIDECLVREQDMFMPIANVIRIMRKSLPPHAKISDDAKETIQECVSEFISFVTSEANDRCQREQRKTITAEDILWAMNKLGFDDYIEPLTIYLHRYRELDGGERGCGSQSFTKTDDVNVDHTANSMSFGNIDAFAPVFRMRDQLFGPATIAGFLNDPTANGGPSRQAASVAGFQPYAQYKE, via the coding sequence ATGCAACCACAATCAGAACCCACCAATAACATCGACGAATGCCTTGTTCGAGAACAAGATATGTTCATGCCAATAGCAAACGTGATCCGCATCATGCGAAAGTCCCTCCCTCCTCATGCCAAGATATCCGATGATGCTAAAGAAACAATCCAAGAATGTGTTTCTGAGTTCATCAGCTTTGTGACTAGTGAAGCCAATGATAGATGCCAGCGTGAGCAGAGGAAGACGATAACAGCCGAAGACATCCTTTGGGCAATGAACAAACTGGGATTTGATGATTACATCGAACCCTTAACAATCTATCTTCATCGCTACAGGGAGCTTGATGGTGGCGAACGTGGGTGTGGAAGTCAGTCGTTTACGAAGACAGACGATGTTAATGTTGATCATACTGCTAATTCCATGTCGTTTGGTAACATCGATGCTTTTGCGCCTGTTTTTCGCATGCGTGATCAACTGTTTGGCCCTGCTACTATCGCTGGTTTCTTGAATGATCCTACAGCAAACGGTGGCCCTTCTAGGCAAGCTGCTTCTGTCGCTGGATTCCAACCATATGCTCAGTATAAAGAGTAA